One genomic segment of Mytilus galloprovincialis chromosome 5, xbMytGall1.hap1.1, whole genome shotgun sequence includes these proteins:
- the LOC143074328 gene encoding cadherin-7-like, with product MSSDIPESITSESLLYTISVTDPTNDTVTCVITPATSIFYLQTTSAQFETEIWVRGNQGFVYDTKRQYTLNIECADQRRSDSDAFYVYILRNMPPYFTNLQDKTSVSSETSAAGQIIYTVDSVDPESDNVQYSLSSNTANAPFIINQNTGAISFTRSIKTEQVAGYDLYISVSDGRNVVAARSLSVRITGINYPPHFQVPAQTLTVLENINTGSSIFQPTITDEDLSDVHTFSVVYSPPDGAVYFGVDKSTGLIKSLVDIDYETIPFKSFLLVITGSDSLLEDTTNITLNIQNVNEAPVFTKKYYSITTSENSGGTMIQNPYYQYTDVDGDTLKFSLDCDANTGRLDIDSSTGLLSFSTDYDLDIVGTASKIDCKVSITDDEYTDMAYVNITILDDNDNSPVFIYSEYTFYIPVTSSVGSFVGQVQAIDKDIGNYGNVFYHIALEDFNYGLFDVVQDGSIFVSESLTQYTEGSTLNLTIYGVDPGAREGLTMVYVVFPTTYVAPITPGDGIDYLTFFQYSPNMAWFVPLMFILFATFCVVVHTVYKSNCSCLKKKERSMRKKKRKRPMKSFQRY from the exons ATGAGTTCAGACATACCGGAAAGTATAACTTCAGAGAGTTTGTTATATACCATATCGGTAACAGATCCGACTAATGATACAGTTACATGTGTTATTACACCAGCAACTTCTATATTCTATCTCCAAACCACATCAGCGCAATTTG aaACCGAGATATGGGTTCGAGGTAATCAAGGGTTCGTGTATGATACTAAAAGACAATATACTTTAAATATAGAATGTGCTGACCAGCGAAGAAGTGATTCGGATGCGTTTTACGTTTACATTCTTCGAAATATGCCTCCATACTTTACCAATCTTCAAG atAAAACAAGTGTTTCGTCAGAGACTTCAGCTGCTGGTCAGATCATTTACACTGTAGACAGTGTGGATCCAGAGAGTGACAATGTACAATATTCTTTGTCATCTAACACTGCGAATGCGCCATTTATAATTAACCAAAACA CTGGAGCAATATCTTTTACCCGCTCTATTAAGACGGAGCAAGTAGCCGGCTATGATTTGTACATTAGTGTATCAGATGGGCGAAATGTGGTGGCTGCGCGATCATTATCAGTTCGTATTACAG GTATTAATTATCCGCCACATTTCCAAGTTCCTGCGCAGACATTAACAGTATTAGAAAATATTAATACTGGATCATCCATATTTCAACCAACAATAACAGATGAAGACTTGTCAGACGTTCATACGTTTTCTGTCGTTTATTCTCCGCCAGATGGCGCTGTTTATTTCGGCGTCGACAAATCAA ctgGATTAATAAAATCTTTGGTTGATATTGATTACGAGACAATTCCATTCAAGTCATTTTTGCTGGTGATAACTGGGTCGGATTCTCTGTTGGAAGACACTACGAATATAACATTGAATATACAGAATGTAAACGAGGCGCCGGTGTTTACAAAGAAGTATTACTCAATTACAACTTCAGAAAATAGT gGAGGAACTATGATTCAGAATCCATATTACCAGTATACAGACGTAGATGGTGACACATTAAAATTTTCTCTTGACTGTGATGCCAACACGGGTCGTTTGGACATAGATTCATCGACAGGTCTTCTCTCGTTTTCAACAGACTATGATCTAGACATAGTTGGTACAGCATCTAAGATAGACTGTAAGGTTTCTATAACTGATGATGAATATACAGATATGGCATATGTTAATATAACTATATTAGACGATAATGACAATTCACCTGTGTTTATATATAGTGAATACACGTTTTACATACCAGTTACTTCAAGTGTTGGGTCATTTGTTGGACAAGTACAAGCAATTGATAAAGATATTGGAAATTATG GAAATGTCTTTTACCACATTGCACTCGAAGATTTCAACTATGGTTTGTTCGATGTAGTACAAGATGGTTCGATATTTGTCAGCGAAAGTTTAACTCAGTATACTGAGGGTTCAACATTGAATCTTACCATATATGGGGTAGATCCAGGAGCCAGGGAGGGCCTCACGATGGTTTATGTTGTATTTCCAACAACTTATGTGGCGCCAATTACTCCAGGGGATGGTATCGACTACTTAACGTTCTTTCAATATTCTCCGAACATGGCTTGGTTCGTTCCTCTGATGTTTATTCTTTTTGCCACCTTCTGTGTTGTTGTACACACTGTCTACAAATCGAATTGTTCATGcttgaagaaaaaagaaagaag CATGCGTAAAAAGAAGCGGAAAAGGCCAATGAAATCATTTCAAAGATATTGA